The proteins below come from a single Acidobacteriota bacterium genomic window:
- a CDS encoding potassium channel protein — protein sequence MSNKFWKMAVGNLQTLDGIARRKLLFAAFLVVLMIVIGAVGFQLFEGFSWLDSLYTSAQTVTTVGYGDLTPITKAGRVFAIILMLTGAGTVLYALSVLAQAVVQSEMVEAFSQRRRVKEMEKLEGHYIVCGAGRVGRRIIRNLQDQGLPHVIIESSESKLSEVDSPLSFLSIGDATSEEKLIEAGVKRARGLASCLPDDAANVYVVLTARGLNPDLHIVARAVEEQAEATLVRAGASRVVAPTIIGSQSMARALLKPAVADFMDSIVAETMDLVFEEIAIGPASSFSGKLLIDTPLLDDASVILVAIRSKNGELEFQPKKDRIIHEGDLLIVIGKAESVQRLMHK from the coding sequence TTGTCGAACAAATTCTGGAAAATGGCCGTTGGCAACCTTCAAACTCTGGACGGTATCGCGAGGCGAAAGCTGCTTTTTGCTGCTTTTCTCGTAGTGTTGATGATCGTGATCGGTGCGGTAGGGTTTCAGCTATTTGAAGGATTTAGCTGGCTCGACAGCCTTTATACGTCAGCCCAAACCGTGACAACCGTTGGTTACGGCGATCTGACGCCAATTACAAAAGCCGGACGTGTTTTTGCGATCATATTGATGCTGACAGGTGCGGGAACGGTGCTTTACGCATTGTCGGTACTTGCCCAAGCGGTTGTTCAATCAGAAATGGTCGAGGCTTTCAGCCAGCGGCGAAGAGTAAAAGAGATGGAGAAACTAGAAGGTCACTATATCGTTTGCGGAGCCGGCCGGGTCGGCCGCCGGATCATTCGGAATCTGCAGGACCAGGGACTGCCGCATGTAATAATTGAGTCGTCTGAAAGCAAACTCAGCGAGGTCGATTCACCGCTCTCCTTTCTGAGTATCGGCGACGCGACCTCAGAGGAAAAGCTTATCGAGGCCGGTGTGAAGCGAGCACGCGGGCTGGCAAGCTGCCTGCCGGACGATGCGGCGAATGTATATGTGGTGTTGACGGCCCGGGGATTGAACCCAGACCTTCACATCGTCGCCCGAGCTGTGGAGGAGCAGGCGGAAGCTACGCTGGTTCGTGCGGGAGCAAGCCGCGTGGTCGCACCGACCATTATCGGCAGCCAATCGATGGCAAGGGCTCTCCTGAAACCGGCAGTTGCTGACTTCATGGATTCCATAGTTGCCGAGACGATGGACCTGGTCTTTGAAGAGATCGCGATCGGGCCTGCCTCGTCCTTTAGTGGAAAGCTTTTGATCGATACACCGCTTCTTGATGATGCCAGTGTGATACTTGTCGCTATCCGAAGCAAGAACGGTGAACTCGAATTTCAACCAAAGAAAGATAGGATCATCCACGAAGGAGACCTGCTGATAGTGATCGGGAAGGCCGAATCCGTTCAGCGGTTGATGCATAAATAA
- a CDS encoding NAD(P)-dependent oxidoreductase, protein MKILVTGGSGFLGTHVRKFFDADDLSRRTGLDILNVGDVGMAKDYDVVIQLAALLDKDPHNAGNIFLTNVDGTVNLLRQMKEDAVFIFASTKDVYGRFADNFSQVNENCPTLFAGQSPLEWSKLIAERYVEYYANAFNFRSCIFRLSTVYAPVTDDNTPNFVGHYVDAINKGERLQLPGGGTPLRDLLHVDDFSRACTAFTESVIRHGLYNLGGGPENALTLKDLVAKLEEVSGLQAVIDEENPLPAPTPLNYVTDISLSSQELGWSPELGLNEGLKTLF, encoded by the coding sequence ATGAAGATACTTGTCACCGGCGGCAGCGGCTTTCTGGGTACGCATGTTCGCAAATTTTTTGACGCGGATGATCTTTCGAGGCGAACTGGCCTCGATATCTTGAATGTTGGAGATGTCGGGATGGCGAAGGACTACGATGTTGTCATTCAACTCGCGGCTCTGCTCGATAAGGATCCGCATAACGCCGGGAATATCTTTTTGACGAACGTCGACGGTACCGTCAATCTGCTGCGGCAGATGAAAGAAGATGCGGTCTTCATCTTTGCTTCGACGAAAGACGTTTACGGACGTTTTGCCGATAATTTTTCTCAAGTCAACGAAAATTGCCCGACGCTGTTCGCGGGCCAATCGCCGCTCGAATGGTCGAAGCTGATCGCGGAGCGATACGTCGAGTATTATGCGAACGCTTTCAATTTTCGCTCCTGCATATTCAGGCTTTCAACGGTTTATGCACCAGTTACGGACGATAACACGCCAAATTTCGTCGGGCACTATGTAGATGCCATCAATAAAGGCGAGCGCCTGCAATTGCCCGGTGGCGGCACACCACTGCGAGACCTGCTACACGTGGACGACTTTTCTCGAGCCTGCACTGCATTCACCGAATCCGTGATTCGCCACGGCCTATACAATCTCGGTGGTGGCCCCGAAAACGCTCTGACCCTGAAAGATCTGGTCGCGAAACTCGAAGAAGTTTCCGGCCTGCAGGCCGTAATTGACGAAGAAAATCCACTGCCCGCTCCGACGCCGTTAAACTATGTTACGGACATTAGCCTTTCCTCACAGGAATTAGGCTGGAGCCCGGAGCTAGGGCTGAATGAGGGCTTGAAGACTCTTTTTTAG
- a CDS encoding prepilin-type N-terminal cleavage/methylation domain-containing protein → MKNQKGFSLIELLIVVVIIGIIAAIAIPNLLAARRSANEGSAVSSLRTIHGAQMTYASTYGAGNYAATLSALQTNGLIDAALGGSGTKSGYNFSTAAVASTATAPATFTAGANPQSTAALTGTGSRDFCVETDGVLKFRAGSAAIPTAAQCTALSALAN, encoded by the coding sequence ATGAAAAATCAGAAAGGTTTCTCGCTTATCGAACTTTTAATCGTTGTCGTGATCATCGGCATCATCGCTGCTATCGCTATCCCGAACTTGCTTGCTGCACGTCGTTCAGCTAACGAAGGTTCGGCAGTTTCTTCGCTCCGCACCATTCACGGTGCTCAAATGACCTACGCTTCGACCTACGGCGCTGGCAATTATGCTGCAACGCTGTCAGCCCTTCAGACCAACGGTCTCATCGACGCTGCGTTGGGCGGCTCCGGAACCAAGAGTGGTTATAACTTCTCGACCGCAGCTGTTGCATCGACCGCTACAGCCCCAGCGACATTCACTGCTGGTGCCAATCCCCAGTCGACTGCTGCACTGACCGGAACTGGTTCACGCGACTTCTGCGTTGAAACAGACGGTGTTCTTAAGTTCCGTGCGGGATCGGCGGCTATCCCGACCGCTGCTCAATGTACGGCCCTGTCGGCTCTTGCTAACTAA
- a CDS encoding HAD family hydrolase: MKKPAVFVDRDGTLIEEVNFLSRLEDLRVFPFTAAAIKQLKDNGFLVIVLTNQSGIARGKYSEADMHAIHDQIQAELNGAIDAFYYCPHLPSAECICRKPNLGMIESANAEFEIDMERSWMIGDKSLDVEIAKNAGIKSVLVLTGYGMKHRPQLAHEPDLVVENFGAAIESIVSASGALAAG, translated from the coding sequence ATGAAAAAGCCTGCAGTTTTTGTTGACCGCGACGGGACGTTGATCGAGGAAGTGAATTTCCTCTCGCGGCTCGAGGATCTGCGCGTTTTCCCGTTCACAGCCGCCGCGATCAAGCAGTTGAAAGACAACGGATTTCTCGTCATAGTTCTAACCAACCAGTCGGGCATTGCCCGCGGCAAATACAGCGAGGCGGATATGCACGCGATCCATGACCAGATCCAGGCCGAACTTAATGGCGCGATCGATGCATTCTACTATTGTCCGCATCTACCAAGTGCCGAATGTATTTGCCGCAAACCAAATCTTGGGATGATCGAATCAGCAAACGCTGAATTTGAAATAGACATGGAGCGGTCCTGGATGATCGGAGACAAGAGTCTGGACGTCGAGATCGCAAAGAACGCCGGGATCAAGAGTGTATTGGTCTTGACGGGTTATGGAATGAAGCATAGGCCGCAGCTTGCCCATGAACCGGATCTGGTTGTCGAGAATTTCGGAGCTGCGATCGAAAGTATCGTATCCGCGTCCGGCGCTCTCGCTGCTGGATGA
- the waaF gene encoding lipopolysaccharide heptosyltransferase II has translation MKILVRGTNWIGDSVMSIPALRELRRIFPEAKITLHTRSWADGLFRDAAFIDDLVTFDPHKWKIKDVLDNSDFLKGDGYDLALLFPNSFESALTTYLSRIPRRFGYNKDLRGLLLTEPIAVPEWKNRRHEVFYYLNLVSELEKRVLGRDTVSAAFPDISLEVSQERRSEATSKLAEFGVDPLKMTVAFGVGSTNSRAKRWPAESYAELADRLQSDADVNLILIGAKDESDVAAKVWEICTIKPINIAGKTDLSEAVSILASIDLLISNDMGLAHVAPAVGTETIVIFGPTNPETTRPFSEKAVLIRKDVDCSPCMLRDCPIDHRCMTQVSVDEVFNAATEMLNPEPLVIEDLEEEDLSLIG, from the coding sequence ATGAAAATACTCGTTCGAGGAACAAACTGGATCGGTGATTCCGTTATGTCTATTCCTGCTTTGCGGGAATTGCGGCGGATATTTCCGGAGGCAAAGATCACGCTGCATACGCGGTCGTGGGCGGATGGATTGTTTCGGGATGCGGCTTTTATTGACGATCTAGTGACCTTTGACCCGCATAAATGGAAGATCAAGGACGTTCTCGATAACTCAGATTTTCTGAAAGGCGATGGCTACGATCTCGCCCTTTTATTTCCCAATTCATTTGAATCAGCCCTGACAACCTACCTTTCGCGCATACCACGCAGATTTGGTTACAACAAAGACCTTCGCGGGTTGCTGTTGACCGAACCGATCGCGGTCCCGGAATGGAAGAACCGGCGACACGAGGTTTTTTATTATTTGAATCTGGTTTCTGAGCTTGAAAAACGTGTGCTCGGCCGTGATACGGTTTCGGCCGCGTTTCCCGATATTTCGCTGGAAGTTTCGCAGGAACGGCGGTCCGAGGCGACTTCAAAGCTTGCCGAATTTGGGGTCGATCCGCTTAAGATGACGGTGGCTTTCGGCGTTGGATCGACGAATTCGCGTGCCAAACGCTGGCCGGCCGAGAGCTATGCCGAACTCGCCGATCGACTACAGAGTGATGCCGACGTGAATTTGATCCTCATTGGAGCGAAGGACGAATCGGACGTCGCCGCGAAGGTGTGGGAGATCTGCACGATAAAACCGATCAATATCGCAGGTAAAACCGACCTTTCCGAAGCCGTTTCCATCCTTGCATCGATCGATCTGTTGATATCCAACGACATGGGCCTCGCTCACGTTGCTCCGGCCGTCGGTACCGAGACGATAGTGATCTTCGGCCCGACGAATCCTGAGACGACGCGGCCGTTCTCCGAGAAGGCCGTGCTGATCCGCAAAGATGTCGATTGTTCGCCGTGTATGCTGCGTGATTGTCCGATCGATCACCGGTGTATGACGCAGGTCAGCGTGGATGAGGTTTTTAATGCTGCGACAGAGATGTTAAATCCGGAGCCGCTGGTAATCGAAGATCTCGAGGAAGAAGATCTGTCGTTAATCGGTTAA
- a CDS encoding sigma-54-dependent Fis family transcriptional regulator: protein MAKILIVDDEQSYRQLLTLVFEEQGNTVRTAMNGRQALELLAAEPSDIIISDVKMPDMDGIEMLRAVRETLPDLGVILMTAFASVETAREAFKLGADDFIQKPFDVEELKLIVRKTLEKQVLINENRAFKRAQRERGSVKNIVGTSAKMNAIFQMIETVAEVQSTVLVTGESGTGKELVARAIHDLSPRAEKPFVSINCGAFTETLLESELFGYVKGAFTGANTNRKGLFEAANNGTIFLDEIGEMSPAMQVKLLRVLQERRVRPVGAHDELQVDARVIAATNRDLKKMTEEGTFREDLFYRVSVIPIHLPPLRERAEDIPDLIDHFVKKFNDQAGKNLTMSPKTAQILEKYAWHGNVRELEHTIERAVALERTSEIQPEQLPDHITNYNPQRIRAEFELPEDGINLVSHLDNLEKTYVVEALRQSGGNQTKAADLLKMPVRSLRHLLDKHSIRSLSAQMRGND, encoded by the coding sequence ATGGCCAAAATACTAATCGTTGATGATGAGCAAAGCTACCGGCAATTGCTGACACTCGTTTTTGAAGAGCAGGGAAATACGGTTCGTACGGCAATGAACGGCCGTCAGGCCCTCGAACTGCTTGCGGCCGAACCGTCGGACATTATTATCTCTGACGTTAAGATGCCCGACATGGACGGTATCGAGATGCTGCGAGCCGTTCGCGAGACCCTGCCGGATCTCGGCGTGATCCTGATGACCGCGTTTGCGTCGGTCGAGACAGCTCGCGAGGCGTTCAAGCTTGGCGCCGATGATTTCATTCAAAAGCCATTCGATGTCGAGGAACTGAAGCTAATTGTCCGTAAGACGCTTGAGAAACAGGTACTCATAAACGAGAACCGTGCCTTCAAACGCGCTCAGCGCGAACGCGGCAGCGTCAAGAACATCGTCGGAACGTCGGCGAAGATGAACGCCATCTTCCAGATGATCGAGACTGTGGCTGAGGTGCAGTCGACAGTTCTGGTCACCGGCGAGAGCGGAACCGGTAAAGAACTCGTCGCACGTGCGATCCACGATCTAAGCCCGCGGGCGGAAAAACCGTTCGTTTCGATCAACTGCGGGGCTTTTACTGAGACTTTACTCGAATCTGAATTGTTCGGATACGTTAAGGGTGCTTTCACCGGAGCAAATACAAATCGCAAGGGATTATTCGAGGCGGCGAATAACGGCACGATCTTTCTCGACGAGATCGGCGAAATGTCGCCGGCGATGCAGGTAAAGCTTCTGCGAGTCCTCCAGGAAAGGCGAGTTCGCCCCGTTGGAGCGCACGACGAACTTCAGGTCGATGCCCGCGTTATTGCGGCGACGAACCGCGATCTCAAGAAAATGACTGAAGAAGGAACGTTTCGCGAGGATCTTTTCTACCGCGTTTCCGTCATCCCGATCCACCTGCCGCCTTTGCGCGAGAGAGCGGAGGACATTCCGGATCTGATCGACCATTTCGTCAAGAAATTCAACGATCAGGCCGGTAAGAATCTCACGATGTCGCCAAAAACAGCCCAGATCCTCGAAAAATACGCGTGGCACGGCAACGTCCGCGAACTCGAACACACGATCGAGCGCGCGGTCGCCCTCGAACGCACGAGCGAGATCCAGCCGGAACAACTCCCCGATCACATCACCAATTACAACCCCCAACGCATCCGCGCTGAGTTCGAATTACCCGAAGACGGTATCAATCTCGTCTCGCATCTCGACAACCTCGAAAAAACCTACGTCGTCGAAGCCCTTCGCCAATCCGGCGGAAATCAAACCAAGGCAGCCGACCTTCTCAAAATGCCGGTCCGTTCTCTAAGGCATCTCCTCGATAAGCACAGTATCCGTTCGCTTTCGGCCCAGATGCGCGGGAATGATTAG
- a CDS encoding phosphomannose isomerase type II C-terminal cupin domain, translated as METAANQNNSPTFDRRPWGTFTVLDEGENYKVKRIEVLPGKRLSYQRHSRRAEHWYVVRGIAKVTLNGVDILVDSGNAIDIAREDAHRVENPHAEETLVFIETQTGDYFGEDDIVRLDDDFGRN; from the coding sequence ATGGAAACTGCCGCAAATCAGAACAATTCGCCCACCTTTGACCGTCGTCCATGGGGCACATTCACCGTTCTGGACGAGGGAGAAAATTATAAGGTAAAGAGGATCGAGGTGCTGCCCGGAAAGCGGCTGAGCTATCAGCGGCATTCACGACGCGCCGAACATTGGTACGTCGTGCGCGGTATAGCTAAAGTAACATTAAACGGCGTCGATATTCTAGTAGATTCTGGAAATGCCATCGACATCGCCCGCGAAGACGCCCACCGCGTCGAAAACCCCCACGCCGAAGAAACACTCGTCTTTATCGAGACCCAGACCGGTGACTATTTTGGCGAGGACGATATTGTGCGATTGGATGATGATTTTGGAAGGAACTGA
- a CDS encoding PBP1A family penicillin-binding protein, whose product MQDRPQIKSSRSKMPPKGWVKTRRAEAFQSPPPSRFRRILRFFFNVYTISAASILLLAAFLTATYFWFEFSDRIDQKLLSGQVFTPSAGIYSAPKTLKVGELISPAELIDYLKSAGYIEKNNKADASRSRYSLEGDQVAVEPGYTAMVDGKKNFPSITVKFSKDSKTVAAIGDRDSGSQIQETKLEPKILSSIAAEGDGRRKTVTFNDIPAHLVKAITVTEDRAFFEHYGVNLRGIARALWRRYEPDDNARLANQGGSSITQQLIKNLLLSNEQTLTRKVKEAYMSLILETRLSKQEIFTLYANQIYLGQQSGVSIYGVGEAANAYFGKDVSQLTLPEAAFIAGIIRSPNRYNPYKHPDRVKERRNQVLESMAETGEITPQQLADNRTADITLKQISNARDLQGMPYFSQFAVEELPKIVSDPEALQHLRVYTSIDPDLQKKAYEIVNKRLAGLDKNFPKKTGLNAALISIRPKTGEIVAMVGGRDYLANQFNRATDAMRQPGSVFKPFVYAAAINSAYDSGSRQFTTATIFKDEKKTFTFNQETYSPNNFGDVFSNKDTTLRDALVKSKNVITVDIAMSLNIGKVMTFAAKAGFPKVDKAYPSMALGTAEATPLQVATAYTMFANLGDRVDPMPITRIATGEGKTITALTPTRKNIVRPEVAYIMDDIMKDVINRGTAAQAQGWGFRNVSGKNAYAGKTGTSRDGWFVGFTPELITVVYVGFDNGDDLGMKGGDSAMPVWADFMKEALALHPEWNGDWALPANVRKAEIDIRNGALIRELDLVEASAVATPTPTPGTNTKLTDSDGNPIDDLDPIAPPRDIYVTNVPPEFRRIELFVVGTVPNRSLITLDEEPVDVEEKPEKPTPSPTPVSETWQEGAEPPSANTRPRTASPAAEISGSVTVMICPVSKMRATPLCPDKQSKTFTKGSEPKDFCTVHR is encoded by the coding sequence ATGCAGGATAGGCCCCAGATAAAAAGCTCAAGGTCAAAGATGCCGCCGAAAGGCTGGGTGAAGACCCGTCGCGCCGAAGCGTTTCAATCACCGCCACCGTCACGTTTCCGCCGGATCCTTCGGTTTTTCTTCAATGTTTACACTATCTCCGCAGCGTCGATCTTGCTGCTCGCGGCGTTTTTGACCGCAACGTACTTCTGGTTCGAATTCTCCGACCGCATCGATCAAAAACTCCTGAGCGGCCAAGTCTTCACACCTTCAGCCGGCATCTACTCGGCACCAAAAACTTTGAAGGTCGGCGAACTCATATCGCCGGCTGAACTGATCGATTACCTCAAGTCGGCAGGCTATATTGAAAAGAACAACAAGGCCGACGCATCGCGTAGCCGCTACTCACTAGAAGGCGATCAGGTTGCGGTCGAACCCGGCTATACCGCAATGGTCGATGGAAAGAAGAATTTCCCTTCGATAACAGTTAAGTTTTCTAAGGACTCTAAGACGGTTGCGGCGATCGGCGACCGTGACTCCGGCTCGCAGATCCAGGAAACAAAACTCGAGCCCAAGATCCTCAGCTCCATCGCTGCCGAGGGCGACGGACGGCGAAAGACCGTTACCTTCAACGATATTCCCGCTCACCTTGTAAAAGCTATCACGGTCACCGAGGACCGGGCGTTTTTCGAGCACTACGGCGTCAATCTCCGCGGTATCGCTCGTGCTCTCTGGCGGCGATATGAACCCGACGATAATGCACGACTCGCGAATCAGGGTGGTTCGTCGATCACGCAGCAGCTTATTAAAAACCTGCTCCTTTCGAACGAGCAAACGCTCACAAGAAAAGTAAAAGAAGCATACATGTCGCTCATTCTCGAGACGCGGCTATCGAAGCAGGAGATCTTCACGCTTTACGCGAACCAGATCTATCTCGGCCAACAGTCCGGCGTCTCCATCTACGGCGTGGGCGAGGCGGCGAATGCGTATTTTGGCAAGGACGTGTCGCAATTAACCCTGCCGGAAGCCGCGTTCATCGCCGGTATCATTCGCAGCCCGAACCGCTACAATCCATATAAACACCCCGACCGCGTTAAAGAACGCCGCAATCAGGTACTCGAATCGATGGCCGAGACCGGCGAGATTACACCTCAGCAGCTCGCGGATAACCGAACTGCCGACATAACGCTGAAACAGATATCAAACGCCCGCGACCTTCAGGGAATGCCGTACTTTTCACAGTTCGCCGTCGAAGAATTGCCCAAGATCGTCAGCGACCCCGAGGCTCTTCAGCATCTGCGTGTTTATACATCGATCGACCCCGACCTGCAAAAAAAGGCGTACGAGATCGTAAACAAACGCCTCGCCGGGCTCGACAAGAACTTTCCTAAGAAAACGGGCCTGAATGCCGCACTGATCTCGATCCGTCCGAAAACCGGCGAGATCGTCGCGATGGTCGGCGGGCGTGACTATCTGGCGAATCAATTCAACCGCGCGACCGATGCGATGCGGCAGCCGGGCTCTGTGTTCAAGCCGTTCGTCTATGCGGCGGCGATAAATTCGGCGTACGATTCGGGCTCGCGGCAATTCACGACGGCGACGATATTTAAGGACGAAAAGAAAACCTTTACGTTTAATCAGGAAACTTATTCGCCCAACAATTTTGGCGACGTGTTTTCTAATAAAGACACGACGCTCCGCGATGCTTTGGTAAAAAGCAAGAACGTCATCACCGTAGATATCGCGATGTCGCTAAACATCGGCAAAGTCATGACGTTTGCAGCCAAAGCGGGTTTTCCGAAAGTCGATAAAGCATATCCGTCGATGGCACTCGGAACGGCCGAAGCCACGCCGCTGCAGGTTGCGACGGCATACACGATGTTCGCCAACCTCGGCGACCGCGTCGATCCGATGCCCATTACACGCATCGCCACCGGCGAAGGCAAAACGATAACCGCCCTCACCCCAACCCGCAAGAATATCGTTCGCCCCGAGGTCGCCTACATCATGGATGACATCATGAAGGACGTCATCAATCGCGGCACCGCGGCCCAGGCTCAAGGTTGGGGATTTCGTAACGTCTCGGGAAAAAATGCGTATGCCGGAAAAACCGGGACTTCGCGTGATGGCTGGTTTGTCGGATTCACGCCCGAACTGATCACGGTCGTTTATGTTGGATTCGATAATGGCGACGACTTGGGAATGAAAGGCGGCGATTCGGCGATGCCCGTCTGGGCCGATTTTATGAAAGAAGCCCTCGCCCTGCACCCGGAATGGAACGGCGACTGGGCGCTGCCCGCGAATGTTCGCAAAGCCGAGATCGATATTCGAAATGGAGCACTCATCCGCGAACTAGACCTCGTCGAAGCCTCTGCCGTCGCAACCCCGACCCCAACTCCAGGAACGAATACTAAACTAACCGACAGCGACGGCAATCCGATCGATGACCTCGATCCGATCGCCCCGCCCAGGGATATTTACGTCACGAACGTACCGCCGGAATTTCGCCGCATCGAGCTGTTTGTCGTTGGAACGGTACCGAATCGCTCGCTGATCACGCTGGACGAAGAACCGGTAGACGTTGAAGAAAAACCCGAAAAACCCACTCCATCCCCAACACCGGTGAGCGAAACCTGGCAGGAAGGTGCCGAACCGCCATCCGCCAACACCCGCCCGCGCACGGCTTCGCCCGCAGCCGAGATCAGCGGATCTGTAACCGTAATGATCTGCCCCGTCAGCAAAATGCGAGCGACACCATTGTGCCCCGACAAACAGTCAAAGACCTTTACGAAAGGCTCAGAACCGAAAGATTTCTGTACGGTTCATCGTTAG
- a CDS encoding PAS domain S-box protein, with product MNSLGEKAESANLKPMQKIQTLIIGRLVVSFLLLVTSWVWSSGTFRLSVENFPQGLFLLFTISVGLTIVYFFLLRLSTALAWQIRAQFLLDALLITWLVWRTGDISSPYITLYIVLISVASFFLRPLSTLLMAVVCGSLFIGLAILSVTSVIETNGAVQDIGKAVQIISFHVVAMLVVGLLASRLSDRHRSVDELEETAKNLANLRVLHERIVESIRSGLVTTDLEGNIYTFNSAATEITGYRLDQVHGTSIYELFGDIREPIELSLAAAGDGDQLPRFEADLITPDGFAVRIGYGVSLLFSENNEASGLILTFQDLTEIRSMEESVRRKDRLAAVGRVAAGLAHEIRNPLGAMRGAIQVLESSTPPGSMQSSLMDIILKESDRLNSIITNFLGYARPAAVDFAETDVGEAIKETVMLLKHSPDVRKNHVLKAEIADTPFVISADAAQLKQIFWNLARNALQAMPDGGELKVSLENIPNNRIRIVFEDTGRGMSPEQVEQLFEPFSNSTSGGTGLGLSIVYQIVKDHNGAINVRSHEGKGTTITVELPKDNRRGAAELSRPLPGTGQTSRLESFLHVESKETKVPS from the coding sequence ATGAATAGTTTAGGCGAAAAGGCCGAATCAGCCAATTTGAAGCCGATGCAAAAGATACAGACGCTTATAATCGGGCGTCTTGTTGTCAGTTTTTTGCTGCTGGTGACGAGCTGGGTCTGGTCGAGCGGGACTTTTCGGCTGTCGGTCGAGAATTTTCCGCAAGGGTTGTTTCTCCTTTTTACAATATCGGTTGGCCTGACGATCGTCTATTTTTTCCTGCTTAGACTGAGTACGGCTCTGGCTTGGCAGATCCGGGCGCAATTCTTGCTCGACGCTTTGCTGATCACGTGGCTCGTATGGCGAACGGGCGATATTTCATCGCCGTACATCACTCTCTATATTGTTTTGATAAGCGTTGCAAGTTTTTTCCTGCGGCCGCTTTCGACGCTTTTGATGGCGGTGGTTTGCGGAAGCCTTTTCATCGGCCTCGCGATCCTGTCAGTGACGTCGGTCATCGAAACTAACGGAGCGGTACAAGATATTGGGAAAGCTGTTCAGATAATCAGCTTTCACGTGGTGGCGATGCTTGTTGTCGGATTGCTCGCGTCGCGTTTGTCTGACCGGCACCGTTCGGTCGATGAGCTTGAGGAGACAGCGAAAAATCTCGCGAACCTTCGTGTCCTTCATGAACGCATCGTTGAATCCATCCGCTCCGGTCTCGTCACCACCGATCTTGAAGGCAACATCTACACGTTCAATTCCGCTGCTACCGAGATCACCGGTTACCGGCTCGATCAAGTTCATGGCACTTCGATCTACGAGCTTTTCGGTGATATACGAGAGCCGATCGAACTTTCTCTCGCTGCGGCGGGCGACGGCGATCAGTTGCCGAGGTTCGAGGCTGATCTAATAACGCCGGATGGCTTCGCGGTGAGGATCGGTTACGGAGTTTCGCTGCTCTTTTCTGAGAATAACGAAGCATCGGGACTGATCCTCACGTTTCAGGACCTGACGGAAATTCGCTCTATGGAAGAGAGCGTTCGGCGAAAGGACCGACTCGCGGCGGTCGGGCGCGTCGCCGCCGGTTTGGCTCATGAGATCCGCAATCCTTTAGGAGCAATGCGCGGGGCGATCCAGGTTCTGGAATCGAGCACGCCGCCGGGATCGATGCAGTCCAGTCTAATGGACATCATTCTGAAGGAGTCCGACAGGCTGAACAGCATAATTACGAATTTTCTCGGATATGCCCGGCCGGCAGCAGTCGATTTTGCGGAAACGGACGTCGGCGAGGCGATAAAGGAAACGGTAATGCTGCTCAAACACAGCCCTGATGTGCGAAAGAACCATGTTTTGAAGGCCGAGATTGCTGACACGCCTTTTGTGATCTCGGCGGATGCAGCCCAGCTCAAGCAGATCTTTTGGAATCTGGCACGAAACGCTTTGCAGGCGATGCCCGATGGCGGCGAATTGAAGGTCAGCCTTGAGAATATTCCGAATAATCGAATTCGTATCGTTTTTGAAGACACCGGCCGAGGTATGTCGCCTGAGCAGGTCGAGCAGCTTTTTGAGCCGTTCTCAAATTCAACGTCTGGCGGAACCGGCCTCGGGCTCTCTATCGTCTATCAGATAGTTAAGGACCACAACGGGGCGATAAATGTCCGCAGCCATGAAGGGAAGGGCACGACCATTACAGTCGAATTGCCTAAGGACAACCGCCGCGGTGCCGCAGAACTGTCGAGACCTCTGCCAGGAACGGGCCAAACCTCGCGGCTTGAGAGCTTTTTGCATGTTGAAAGCAAAGAAACTAAAGTTCCATCTTGA